The Poecilia reticulata strain Guanapo unplaced genomic scaffold, Guppy_female_1.0+MT scaffold_1336, whole genome shotgun sequence sequence TTATGCCGCATTCTTCTGCAGAAACATGCTGATTAAGCCAaggtttacaaaaacaaaaaaaatttcattaaGGCAgtttgaaatctgaaaaatgctGACTAATTggagtaaaatattaattaaggCCCAAAATAGTTGTAGTTTTAATCgtcttaattttattgttaatttattgcTAATTTTAGTTATTGTGAGTAAAACTTTCCTTTATTAAACTTAGAATCAACCTTTAATTTCCCCTTTCTGTTGCTGCAAAGAAAGATTTAAGTTTATCTTAAGGCTTTTTACACGTCTCTCTCACAGGTGTTAGCATGGAGGGTGTTTTAGTTAACAACGCcgaaacatttccttttagataaaaaaaatNNNNNNNNNNNNNNNNNNNNNNNNNNNNNNNNNNNNNNNNNNNNNNNNNNNNNNNNNNNNNNNNNNNNNNNNNNNNNNNNNNNNNNNNNNNNNNNNNNNNNNNNNNNNNNNNNNNNNNNNNNNNNNNNNNNNNNNNNNNNNNNNNNNNNNNNNNNNNNNNNNNNNNNNNNNNNNNNNNNNNNNNNNNNNNNNNNNNNNNNNNNNNNNNNNNNNNNNNNNNNNNNNNNNNNNNNNNNNNNNNNNNNNNNNNNNNNNNNNNNNNNNNNNNNNNNNNNNNNNNNNNNNNNNNNNNNNNNNNNNNNNNNNNNNNNNNNNNNNNNNNNNNNNNNNNNNNNNNNNNNNNNNNNNNNNNNNNNNNNNNNNNNNNNNNNNNNNNNNNNNNNNNNNNNNNNNNNNNNNNNNNNNNNNNNNNNNNNNNNNNNNNNNNNNNNNNNNNNNNNNNNNNNNNNNNNNNNNNNNNNNNNNNNNNNNNNNNNNNNNNNNNNNNNNNNNNNNNNNNNNNNNNNNNNNNNNNNNNNNNNNNNNNNNNNNNNNNNNNNNNNNNNNNNNNNNNNNNNNNNNNNNNNNNNNNNNNNNNNNNNNNNNNNNNNNNNNNNNNNNNNNNNNNNNNNNNNNNNNNNNNNNNNNNNNNNNNNNNNNNNNNNNNNNNNNNNNNNNNNNNNNNNNNNNNNNNNNNNNNNNNNNNNNNNNNNNNNNNNNNNNNNNNNNNNNNNNNNNNNNNNNNNNNNNNNNNNNNNNNNNNNNNNNNNNNNNNNNNNNNNNNNNNNNNNNNNNNNNNNNNNNNNNNNNNNNNNNNNNNNNNNNNNNNNNNNNNNNNNNNNNNNNNNNNNNNNNNNNNNNNNNNNNNNNNNNNNNNNNNNNNNNNNNNNNNNNNNNNNNNNNNNNNNNNNNNNNNNNNNNNNNNNNNNNNNNNNNNNNNNNNNNNNNNNNNNNNNNNNNNNNNNNNNNNNNNNNNNNNNNNNNNNNNNNNNNNNNNNNNNNNNNNNNNNNNNNNNNNNNNNNNNNNNNNNNNNNNNNNNNNNNNNNNNNNNNNNNNNNNNNNNNNNNNNNNNNNNNNNNNNNNNNNNNNNNNNNNNNNNNNNNNNNNNNNNNNNNNNNNNNNNNNNNNNNNNNNNNNNNNNNNNNNNNNNNNNNNNNNNNNNNNNNNNNNNNNNNNNNNNNNNNNNNNNNNNNNNNNNNNNNNNNNNNNNNNNNNNNNNNNNNNNNNNNNNNNNNNNNNNNNNNNNNNNNNNNNNNNNNNNNNNNNNNNNNNNNNNNNNNNNNNNNNNNNNNNNNNNNNNNNNNNNNNNNNNNNNNNNNNNNNNNNNNNNNNNNNNNNNNNNNNNNNNNNNNNNNNNNNNNNNNNNNNNNNNNNNNNNNNNNNNNNNNNNNNNNNNNNNNNNNNNNNNNNNNNNNNNNNNNNNNNNNNNNNNNNNNNNNNAGGGTGTTACTAAGCGTGTGCACACCAACACGACTCGCACTTCTTCTTGTCTTTCAACCActtcctctgcttttcttttcatcttatCTTCTCCCTCCCCGTCCTCACTCTCTTCTCTTTCTTGCCTTCCTCAGATCTCCACGCGTCGCCTCCTGTCACGGCCGGCGCCGAGGAGGCCAAATCCCAGAGCGTGGCGGCTGCTGCCTTGGCCACTGAGCGGGAAAGCCAAACCCAGGCAGTTTCCATGGAGACGARCAGCCCGTGCTGCAAGAAAGCCACCCACATCCCCTCCCACACTCCTCCTCCGGCATCTCTTCCTCGGTCTGCGTCGATGCTGTCGTCGGAAACGGAAGCGGCGTCTAAGGACATGAGCGCCGCCGTCGCCACGGCGGTCGGGGGTGT is a genomic window containing:
- the LOC103461406 gene encoding ski-like protein, producing the protein MVAPNVSLRREAEMSPEVFGALLKHHYSRRMLGHEEPPMDLHASPPVTAGAEEAKSQSVAAAALATERESQTQAVSMETXSPCCKKATHIPSHTPPPASLPRSASMLSSETEAASKDMSAAVATAVGGVEDDKDRIVVEIMQMYSRQQEKLNSTLQKQLQLEMVSWWMETEMSCR